GGTCGAGCAGCTGCGCGATGGGGGCGATCTTGCCCAGCAACTCGCTGGCCCAGGTCTTGAGTTCCACGGCCTTACCCTGGCGCTGCAACTGCAGTCCGGGGCGCCGGCCTTCCTTGACCACGCTGAGGAAGTTGCTGCCAGCGTTGCCGCATTCGCCGTTCGACAGCTGCGGACTTTCTTCCAGCGCGCAGTAGAGGATGAAGGCATCGATGAAGCGCGCCTGCTCCAGGCTGATACCGGTGGGCAGGAAGGGGTTGATGTCTAGGCAGCGCACTTCGACGTACTGCACGCCACGCGCCATCAGCGCCTGGATCGGCCGTTCGCCGGTGTAGGTCACGCGCTTGGGGCGGATGTTGGAGTAGTACTCGTTCTCGATCTGCAGCACGTTGGTGTTGAGCTGGATCCACTCACCCTGGGCATCATGCGTACCGGCCTCGACATACGGCGCGTAGGGCGTGGCCACGGCGCGGCGCAGGCTGTCGGTGTAGCTCTGCAGGTCGTTGTAGCAGGGTGTCAGGTCGGCCTGCGCCTCGCTCTGGTAGCCCAGGTCACTCATGCGCAGGCTGGTGGCGTAGGGCAGGTACAGGGTGTCGGCGTCGAAGTCCTGCAGCTGGTGGGCGCGGCCCCGCAAGAAGCCCTTGTCCAGCGCCGGCGAGGCACCGAACAGGTACATCAGCAGCCAGCTGTAGCGGCGGAAATTGCGGATCAGCGCGATATAGGAATGCGACTGGTAGTCGCGGTCGCTGCCGGCGAACGCCTCGTTCTGGCGCAGCAGCGCCCAGGCGCCTTCCGGTAGCGAGAAGTTGTAGTGGATGCCGGCGATGCACTGCATGGTGCGACCGTAACGCAGGGCCAGGCCCTTGCGGTACACGTACTTGAGCTTGCCGATGTTCGAAGTGCCGTAGTAGGCCAGCGGAATGTCTTCCTCGGCCGGCAGCGGGCAGGGCATCGACGGGCTCCACAGCAGTTCGTCGCCCAGCTGGCTGTAGACGAAGCGATGGATGTTTTCCAGGCTGTCGAGGGTGTCGGCCGGGTTCTTCAGCGCCGGGGTGATGAACTCCAGGAGCGATTCGGAATAGTCCGTGGTGATCTGCTCGTTGGTCAGCGCCGACCCGAGGGCCCTGGGGTGCGGTGTCTGGGCCAGTTCGCCCTGGCCTGTCACGCGCAGGCACTCCCGCTCGATACCGTGCAGGCACTGCCCCAGAAGGGGAAGGTGGGTGCTTTCGCCGAGCACGGCCAGACGGCGGTTGAGAAATTCGCTCAAGGTGGATTCCTTCACACATCGGTCGCCCCGATATTGGGGTGGACATGACGGTCTACAAGGGTGAAGAAAGGAACTGGCGTTGTCGCCTGCTCGAGATTCACGGTTGTCTGCCCGGGCTTCATGGACAGGTTGATCCACCAAGTGGATTCACCCTTTCACCACAGACCAGGCCTGAGCGGGAAAGTACCGCAAATCGATGACACGCAGCTAGGTTGCCTGCGATCTTTGCCAGCCAAAAAGCGCCAGTCAGGTCGTGCGCTGCTCGGCGTGATGCGGGCCGGTGATGAAACGCACCGGCCCTTGCGCCCGCCAGGCATAAGCGCTCAGAGCACCGCGAAGGTGCCCTGCGCCTTGGCCACCAGCTTGTCGCCCTGCAGCACCTCGGCTTCCACCACCAGGGTGCGGCGCCCGGCGTGCAGGACCTTGGCGACGCACAGGACCTCGCCGTCGCTGACCCCGCGCATGTAGTTGATCTTGCACTCGATGGTCACGCTGCGCTGGTCGAAGCCATGGGCGCTGGAGCAGGCCAGGCCCATGGCGATGTCCACCAGGCTGAAGATCGCTCCGCCGTGCATCACGTTGCCCCGGTTGCGCAGGTGCGCTTCCAGGGGCAGGGCGACTTCGGCCACGCCGCTGTCCAGGCTGCGGATCTCGCAGCCGAGCATGCGGAAATAGGGACTGTGGGTCAGCTCCTCGGGTACTTGCATCAGCGTTTCTTCAACTGCTTGGCGTTGGCGAACAGCGAAGCCATGGCGTTGTTGGCCGGCGCCGCGGCGACGCTTTCACGCTTGGGCGCCCCGCCAGACTGCCGTGGGCTGGAGCCTGGGCGCGAGCCACGCGCGCCGTCGATCTTCTCGCCTGGGGTGTCGCTCATGCGCATCGACAGGCCGACGCGTTTGCGCGGAATGTCGACTTCCATGACCTTGACCTTGACCACATCGCCGGCCTTGACCGCTTCACGCGGGTCCTTGATGAACCTCTCCGACAGCGCGGAGATGTGCACCAGACCGTCCTGGTGCACGCCGATGTCGACGAAGGCGCCGAAGTTGGTGACGTTGGTCACCACGCCTTCGAGGATCATGCCCGGCTGAAGGTCCTTGAGGTCCTCGACGCCTTCCTGGAACTCGGCGGTCTTGAACTCGGGGCGTGGGTCGCGGCCCGGTTTGTCCAGCTCGCTGAGGATGTCGGTGACGGTGGGCAGGCCGAAGGTTTCATCGGTGAATTTCTTCGGGTCAAGGCGCTTGAGAAAGCCGGTGTCGCCGATCAGCGAGCGGATGTCGCGGTCGGTCTGCACGGCGATGCGCTGCACCAGCGGATAGGCCTCCGGGTGCACCGCCGAGGCGTCCAGCGGGTTGTCGCCGTTCATCACGCGCAGGAAGCCGGCCGCCTGTTCGAAGGTCTTCTCGCCGAGGCGGCTTACCTTTTTCAGTTCGGCGCGGTTCTTGAACGCGCCATTGGCGTCACGGTGCGCGACGATGTTCTGCGCCAGGGTCGCGTTGAGGCCGGAAATGCGCGTCAACAGAGCCACCGAAGCGGTGTTCACGTCCACGCCCACGGCGTTCACGCAGTCCTCGACCACCGCGTCCAGGCCGCGCGCCAGCTTGAGCTGCGACACGTCGTGCTGGTACTGGCCGACACCGATGGATTTCGGGTCGATCTTCACCAGTTCGGCCAGCGGGTCCTGCAGGCGGCGGGCGATGGATACTGCGCCACGGATCGACACGTCGAGGTCCGGGAATTCGCGGGCGGCCAGCTCGGAGGCCGAGTACACCGAGGCGCCGGCCTCGGAGACCATGACCTTGGTCATCTTCAGGCCTGGGTATTTCTTGATCAGCTCGGCGGCCAGCTTGTCGGTCTCGCGGCTGGCGGTGCCGTTGCCAATGGCGATCAGGTCTACCGAGTGCTTGGCGCACAGCGCGGCGAGCACGGCGATGGTCTGGTCCCACTGGTTCTTCGGCGCATGCGGGTAGACGGTGGCGTGGTCGAGCAGCTTGCCGGTGGCGTCGACCACCGCGACCTTGCAGCCGGTACGCAGGCCGGGGTCCAGGCCCAGGGTCGCGCGCGGGCCGGCCGGGGCGGCTAGCAGCAGGTCATGCAGGTTGTGGGCGAAGACGTTGATCGCCTCGGTTTCGGCGCTGTCACGCAGCTCGCTGAGCAGGTCGGTTTCCAGGTGGTTGTAGAGCTTGACCTTCCAGGTCCAGCGCACCACTTCGGCCAGCCATTTGTCGGCCGGACGGTTCTGGTTGCTCAGCCCGAAGCGCTCGCCGATCATCAGCTCGCACGGGTGCAGGGTTCCCGGCAGCTCTTCGCCGACCTTCAGGGTGCTGCTGAGAATGCCTTCGTTGCGCCCGCGGAAGATCGCCAGGGCACGGTGCGACGGTACGCTCTTGAGCGGCTCGTCGTGCTCGAAGTAGTCGCGGAACTTGGCGCCTTCTTCTTCCTTGCCCGGCACCACGCGGGCGCTGAGCACCGCTTCCTGCTTGAGGAAGCTGCGCAGTTTGTCGAGCAGGGTGGCGTCTTCGGCGAAGCGCTCCATGAGGATGTACTTGGCGCCTTCCAGGGCGGCCTTGACGTCGGCCACGCCCTTGTCGGCGTCGACGAAGCGTGCCGCTTCCTGTTCGGGGTTCAGGTTCGGGTCGTTGAACAGGCCGTCGGCCAGTTCGCCAAGGCCGGCTTCCAGGGCGATCTGGCCCTTGGTGCGGCGCTTCTGCTTGTACGGCAGGTACAAGTCTTCCAGGCGGGTCTTGGTGTCGGCCAGCTTGATGTCGCGGGCCAGTTCCGGGGTCAGCTTGCCTTGCTCCTCGATGCTGGCGAGGATGCTGACGCGGCGCTCGTCGAGTTCACGCAG
The Pseudomonas sp. DTU_2021_1001937_2_SI_NGA_ILE_001 DNA segment above includes these coding regions:
- a CDS encoding Tex family protein, coding for MDSINSRIAEELGVRPIQVEAAVALLDEGSTVPFIARYRKEVTGSLDDTQLRHLEERLRYLRELDERRVSILASIEEQGKLTPELARDIKLADTKTRLEDLYLPYKQKRRTKGQIALEAGLGELADGLFNDPNLNPEQEAARFVDADKGVADVKAALEGAKYILMERFAEDATLLDKLRSFLKQEAVLSARVVPGKEEEGAKFRDYFEHDEPLKSVPSHRALAIFRGRNEGILSSTLKVGEELPGTLHPCELMIGERFGLSNQNRPADKWLAEVVRWTWKVKLYNHLETDLLSELRDSAETEAINVFAHNLHDLLLAAPAGPRATLGLDPGLRTGCKVAVVDATGKLLDHATVYPHAPKNQWDQTIAVLAALCAKHSVDLIAIGNGTASRETDKLAAELIKKYPGLKMTKVMVSEAGASVYSASELAAREFPDLDVSIRGAVSIARRLQDPLAELVKIDPKSIGVGQYQHDVSQLKLARGLDAVVEDCVNAVGVDVNTASVALLTRISGLNATLAQNIVAHRDANGAFKNRAELKKVSRLGEKTFEQAAGFLRVMNGDNPLDASAVHPEAYPLVQRIAVQTDRDIRSLIGDTGFLKRLDPKKFTDETFGLPTVTDILSELDKPGRDPRPEFKTAEFQEGVEDLKDLQPGMILEGVVTNVTNFGAFVDIGVHQDGLVHISALSERFIKDPREAVKAGDVVKVKVMEVDIPRKRVGLSMRMSDTPGEKIDGARGSRPGSSPRQSGGAPKRESVAAAPANNAMASLFANAKQLKKR
- a CDS encoding PaaI family thioesterase gives rise to the protein MQVPEELTHSPYFRMLGCEIRSLDSGVAEVALPLEAHLRNRGNVMHGGAIFSLVDIAMGLACSSAHGFDQRSVTIECKINYMRGVSDGEVLCVAKVLHAGRRTLVVEAEVLQGDKLVAKAQGTFAVL
- the gshA gene encoding glutamate--cysteine ligase, which produces MSEFLNRRLAVLGESTHLPLLGQCLHGIERECLRVTGQGELAQTPHPRALGSALTNEQITTDYSESLLEFITPALKNPADTLDSLENIHRFVYSQLGDELLWSPSMPCPLPAEEDIPLAYYGTSNIGKLKYVYRKGLALRYGRTMQCIAGIHYNFSLPEGAWALLRQNEAFAGSDRDYQSHSYIALIRNFRRYSWLLMYLFGASPALDKGFLRGRAHQLQDFDADTLYLPYATSLRMSDLGYQSEAQADLTPCYNDLQSYTDSLRRAVATPYAPYVEAGTHDAQGEWIQLNTNVLQIENEYYSNIRPKRVTYTGERPIQALMARGVQYVEVRCLDINPFLPTGISLEQARFIDAFILYCALEESPQLSNGECGNAGSNFLSVVKEGRRPGLQLQRQGKAVELKTWASELLGKIAPIAQLLDQANGSDEHRRSLAAQQAKIDDPSLTPSAQILAAMRERGEGFAAFSLRQSQVHAEYFRNRPLPAEQQARFEALASTSLADQTELESSEEVVDFDTFVGAYQASILSISN